The Methylomonas koyamae genome has a segment encoding these proteins:
- a CDS encoding restriction endonuclease: MIYQCYKCNSYNFHKNCPQCGGVDSNIPLKPEYYPEFEYKSKGLIGDILFKKKEQEKIGGKLDAVLSKYNTFKSPYFINYCFLSSQNALRNIASSIEFNDFDLFKQVLLNLGFDEISEYPGLLEKLIISTDFNFKFNNFIEITSHHIKDSLEETLASWIEEKGDLFRYELPLLIHYIYDKALFNESILYSRKVDPYGDMADIDYATRNHQDVYDICENIYLKVRVKRFQHTLENFNPDQYVTIYAIDGMDGYEFEDFLVELFKKKGCEVKSTPKGRDQGADLFIESFGQRIVVQAKNYQGNIGNKAVQEVIAAKQFYSCSDGMVITNRYFTPSAKELALSAKIKLVDRDELQRYLDDYNTTIIENNLETQCI; encoded by the coding sequence ATGATTTATCAGTGCTATAAATGCAACTCCTATAATTTCCACAAGAATTGCCCTCAATGCGGAGGTGTTGACAGCAATATTCCGCTAAAGCCTGAATATTATCCTGAGTTTGAGTATAAATCAAAAGGGCTTATTGGGGATATTCTTTTTAAGAAGAAAGAGCAAGAAAAAATAGGTGGCAAGTTAGATGCTGTTTTATCAAAATATAATACTTTTAAGAGTCCATATTTTATAAACTATTGTTTTTTGTCATCTCAAAATGCATTAAGAAACATTGCATCTTCAATAGAATTTAATGATTTCGATCTTTTTAAACAGGTGCTGCTTAACTTGGGGTTTGATGAAATTAGCGAATACCCAGGATTGCTTGAAAAGCTGATTATATCAACGGATTTTAATTTTAAATTCAATAATTTTATTGAAATAACTTCACATCATATAAAAGATTCACTAGAGGAAACGCTGGCTTCCTGGATAGAGGAAAAAGGCGATCTTTTTAGGTATGAACTTCCATTGTTAATTCATTATATTTATGATAAGGCTTTATTTAACGAAAGCATCTTGTATTCGAGAAAAGTTGATCCATATGGAGATATGGCTGATATTGACTATGCCACGCGAAATCATCAAGATGTCTACGATATTTGTGAGAATATATACTTGAAGGTACGGGTGAAAAGATTTCAACATACACTTGAGAATTTTAATCCCGATCAATATGTAACAATTTATGCTATTGATGGGATGGATGGTTACGAATTTGAGGATTTTCTGGTTGAGTTATTTAAGAAAAAAGGTTGCGAAGTAAAAAGCACACCTAAAGGAAGAGATCAAGGAGCAGATTTGTTTATTGAATCATTTGGTCAAAGAATAGTTGTTCAAGCGAAGAACTATCAGGGAAATATTGGAAACAAGGCCGTTCAAGAAGTTATAGCGGCTAAACAATTTTATTCTTGTAGTGATGGCATGGTCATTACAAACAGGTATTTTACTCCATCAGCTAAGGAACTTGCCTTGAGCGCAAAAATTAAGCTTGTTGACAGGGATGAGTTACAAAGATACTTAGATGACTACAATACTACGATTATTGAAAACAATTTAGAAACACAGTGCATATAA
- a CDS encoding superoxide dismutase: protein MESVTTRRDFLSLAAAGAALSIVTPGIARAAETEAPTIALPSAFAADHAPKPLGFDPAKLNGLSEKLIRSHWENNYGGSVKALNAVKQKLSVFLEDGNLPAYIYNDLKREHLLRTGSVVLHELYFDNLGGSTAPDPALKNLIASAFGSFATWEKEFRRIGAGLGGGSGWVTLGLNLHTGTLENYWHWDHQYAPTASLPILVLDMYEHSYQMDYGAAAPAYLDAFFKNIQWETVAARLDKALRLLEIARQAG from the coding sequence ATGGAATCCGTTACTACCCGCCGCGATTTTTTAAGCCTGGCCGCCGCCGGTGCCGCTTTGTCGATAGTCACGCCCGGCATCGCCCGCGCCGCCGAAACCGAGGCTCCGACTATTGCCTTGCCCAGCGCCTTTGCCGCCGACCACGCGCCAAAGCCTTTGGGTTTCGATCCGGCCAAACTGAACGGTTTGTCGGAGAAACTGATCCGTTCGCACTGGGAAAACAATTACGGCGGCTCGGTCAAGGCGCTGAATGCGGTCAAACAAAAACTGTCGGTATTCTTGGAAGACGGCAATCTGCCGGCTTATATCTACAACGACCTGAAACGCGAGCACCTGCTGCGCACCGGCTCGGTGGTGTTGCACGAACTGTATTTCGACAACCTGGGCGGTAGCACCGCCCCGGACCCTGCGTTGAAAAATCTAATCGCTTCCGCGTTCGGTTCGTTCGCAACCTGGGAAAAAGAATTCCGCCGCATCGGCGCCGGCTTGGGCGGAGGCTCGGGTTGGGTGACCTTGGGTTTGAATTTGCATACCGGCACCCTGGAAAACTACTGGCATTGGGACCACCAATACGCCCCCACCGCCAGCCTGCCGATTCTGGTATTGGATATGTACGAACACTCCTACCAAATGGACTACGGCGCCGCCGCGCCGGCCTATCTGGACGCGTTCTTCAAAAACATTCAGTGGGAAACGGTGGCGGCGCGGTTGGACAAGGCGTTGAGGTTATTGGAAATTGCTCGTCAAGCTGGCTGA
- the chrA gene encoding chromate efflux transporter, whose translation MTDNKLPSPTVPSLAEASKFWLKLGFISFGGPAGQIAIMHQELVERRRWISEKRYLHALNYCMVLPGPEAQQLATYIGWLLHKTPGALIAGSLFFLPALLILIGLGWVYMRFGDLPSVAGLLYGIKPAVTAIVLFAAYRIGSRALRNRWLWAMAAAAFLAIFALRVPFPLIVIAAGLIGAAGGQWAPQYFTVGGGHGNTKAHFGPAVIDDDTPTPEHARFSWGKFYRLLAVGLALWAGALGWLCAEYGWQGGLTQMGWFFTKAAWLTFGGAYAVLPYVYQGAVEHYHWLTPQQMIDSLALGETTPGPLIMVNTFVGFVAGWGQAWFGADSPFLAGSVAAIVVTYFTYLPSFLFILAGGPLVETTHGNLKFTAPLTGVTAAVVGVIVNLAAFFAYHVFWPQGWDGQFDLFSAVLSLAVLLALFRCKIGIIPVIAGSALSGWLWLFLQPWFN comes from the coding sequence ATGACTGACAACAAACTCCCCTCACCTACCGTACCCAGCCTGGCCGAAGCCAGCAAATTCTGGTTAAAACTGGGCTTTATCAGTTTCGGCGGCCCGGCCGGCCAGATTGCGATCATGCATCAGGAGCTGGTCGAGCGCCGGCGCTGGATCAGCGAAAAACGCTATTTGCACGCCTTGAACTATTGCATGGTGTTGCCTGGCCCGGAAGCTCAGCAACTGGCGACTTACATCGGCTGGCTGCTGCACAAAACGCCGGGGGCGTTGATCGCCGGCAGCCTGTTTTTTCTACCGGCGCTGTTGATACTAATCGGTTTGGGTTGGGTGTATATGCGCTTCGGCGATCTGCCCAGCGTGGCCGGCTTGTTGTACGGCATCAAACCGGCCGTCACCGCCATTGTGTTGTTCGCCGCTTACCGGATCGGTTCGCGGGCGTTGAGAAATCGCTGGCTATGGGCGATGGCCGCGGCGGCGTTTCTGGCGATTTTTGCGTTGCGGGTGCCGTTTCCGTTGATTGTTATTGCCGCTGGCCTGATCGGCGCCGCCGGCGGCCAATGGGCGCCACAGTATTTCACGGTCGGCGGCGGCCACGGCAACACCAAGGCCCATTTCGGCCCGGCCGTGATCGACGACGATACGCCAACGCCGGAACATGCGCGCTTCAGTTGGGGAAAATTCTATCGTTTGCTGGCGGTTGGTTTAGCGTTATGGGCCGGCGCACTCGGCTGGCTGTGCGCCGAATACGGCTGGCAAGGCGGCTTGACGCAGATGGGTTGGTTTTTTACCAAGGCCGCCTGGCTGACTTTCGGCGGCGCCTATGCGGTGTTGCCCTACGTGTACCAGGGTGCGGTCGAGCATTACCACTGGCTGACGCCGCAGCAAATGATCGACTCATTGGCTTTGGGCGAGACCACGCCCGGCCCACTAATCATGGTCAACACCTTCGTCGGCTTCGTCGCCGGCTGGGGCCAGGCCTGGTTTGGTGCGGATTCGCCTTTTCTGGCCGGCAGCGTGGCTGCCATCGTCGTGACTTACTTTACCTACCTGCCCAGCTTTCTATTCATCCTGGCCGGCGGGCCGTTGGTGGAAACCACTCACGGCAATTTGAAATTCACCGCGCCGCTAACCGGCGTCACCGCCGCCGTGGTCGGCGTCATCGTCAATCTGGCCGCGTTTTTTGCTTATCACGTGTTCTGGCCGCAAGGCTGGGACGGGCAGTTCGATTTATTTTCCGCCGTGCTGAGCCTGGCGGTGCTACTGGCGCTGTTTCGCTGCAAGATCGGCATTATTCCGGTCATCGCCGGCTCCGCGTTGAGCGGCTGGCTGTGGCTGTTTTTACAACCCTGGTTCAACTAA
- a CDS encoding IS630 family transposase, with amino-acid sequence MKCKRDSDGREIDHHTLQVMRQQAVKAVKNGQTAASVAAAMGVNIRTVFRWLSDFASGGQNALLAKKITGRPPLVTPEEMRWIADTVRDKTPWQMKLEFGLWTLSLIGEIIYRQFGKRLTAPSVGRIMRLLGFTAQKPLYRAWQQDPVLVEKWQAEEFPALKAEAKRIGAVIYFADEAGVRSDFHAGTTWAPVGRPPTVKTTGRRFGLNLISAVSARGDFRFMVQEGNVTAEVFVEFLRRLLRGAEQPIILVVDGHPVHKAKSVKTFVGQQQGRLKLAFLPPYAPQLNPDEQVWGYIKPRVAKQMPENKIELKKLVQSAMHRLQKLPDVVKSFFRHPECQYAGG; translated from the coding sequence ATGAAATGTAAAAGAGATTCCGACGGCCGAGAAATTGATCACCATACCCTGCAAGTGATGCGGCAGCAGGCGGTAAAAGCCGTAAAAAATGGGCAAACCGCGGCCAGCGTGGCGGCGGCGATGGGGGTCAACATACGCACGGTGTTTCGTTGGTTGTCCGATTTTGCCAGCGGCGGTCAAAATGCTTTGCTAGCCAAGAAGATCACGGGGCGCCCACCACTAGTGACGCCCGAAGAAATGCGCTGGATCGCCGATACCGTGCGGGACAAAACACCCTGGCAGATGAAACTGGAGTTTGGCTTGTGGACCTTGTCGTTGATTGGCGAAATCATTTACCGTCAGTTTGGTAAACGCCTGACCGCACCGAGCGTAGGACGGATCATGCGGTTGCTGGGTTTTACAGCGCAAAAGCCCTTGTATCGGGCTTGGCAACAGGACCCGGTTTTGGTGGAAAAGTGGCAGGCGGAAGAGTTTCCTGCCTTGAAGGCCGAAGCCAAGCGCATTGGCGCGGTCATCTATTTTGCCGATGAAGCCGGCGTGCGTTCTGACTTTCATGCCGGTACTACTTGGGCGCCGGTTGGACGGCCGCCGACCGTGAAAACGACGGGGCGAAGGTTTGGTTTGAATTTGATCTCTGCGGTCAGTGCGCGCGGCGACTTTCGCTTCATGGTGCAAGAAGGCAACGTCACCGCCGAAGTGTTTGTCGAATTCCTGAGACGTCTGCTACGCGGTGCCGAACAGCCAATCATTCTGGTCGTCGACGGCCATCCGGTTCACAAGGCTAAGAGCGTTAAAACCTTTGTGGGGCAGCAGCAAGGTCGGTTGAAATTGGCTTTTCTGCCACCCTACGCGCCGCAATTGAATCCCGATGAACAGGTGTGGGGCTATATCAAACCGCGAGTAGCCAAGCAAATGCCAGAAAATAAAATCGAATTAAAGAAACTCGTTCAATCCGCCATGCATCGATTACAGAAACTCCCGGATGTTGTTAAATCTTTCTTCAGACACCCGGAATGCCAATATGCTGGCGGGTGA
- a CDS encoding pentapeptide repeat-containing protein — protein MKGQDIQKNYLPEPDEFQLLTQRFRSGLEEWRDEKNEPKLVSFGGEYKPLLKASINEVIEYAKEFTEKWQSIPEEQKNNFKSQWFIDCRGLFISLSPADLIADQSEFSRDWAPVNFDYSEIHDNYLLFAHNIFLGNASFYDVKFCLDIRFDETKFYGEVNFDSALFYREAFFVNCEFGFNKGASFQRATFSRRADFSRAVFNRAPILHEAKLAQGSSFTGARFEEMGHDKFQRDFQQEIIALRTLRQLAAIYKGQQDEANFFALEQRYYRKVFLAPRLEWQNESYRTSKQGKLGFNDLLVFDTWHPGRLRYWKYCFVRWTPIEWFISLGYDWISEYGSNVNRAVYWLLGINIMSFLMFIGAECLGFSEFKIDPTQGEFLCSAKCPSLIFALQNVFTPFGIISHKPLVLTSNIFIQILAGIQFLGTYLVLILATLAIRTRFQKGSS, from the coding sequence ATGAAAGGCCAAGACATACAAAAGAATTATCTACCTGAACCAGATGAGTTTCAGTTACTGACACAAAGGTTTAGGTCTGGTTTAGAAGAATGGCGCGATGAAAAAAATGAACCTAAATTAGTCAGTTTTGGAGGGGAATATAAACCGCTTTTAAAAGCCTCCATAAATGAGGTTATTGAGTATGCAAAGGAATTTACTGAAAAGTGGCAGTCTATACCTGAAGAACAGAAAAATAATTTTAAAAGCCAGTGGTTTATTGATTGTCGCGGGTTGTTTATTTCGCTTTCACCAGCTGATCTTATAGCTGATCAGAGCGAATTCAGTCGAGATTGGGCGCCGGTTAACTTCGATTATTCCGAAATCCATGATAACTATCTCCTGTTTGCGCACAATATATTCCTTGGCAATGCCAGTTTTTATGATGTGAAATTTTGTCTAGATATTCGTTTCGATGAAACAAAATTTTATGGGGAAGTTAATTTCGATAGTGCACTTTTTTACAGGGAGGCATTTTTTGTTAATTGTGAATTTGGATTTAATAAAGGTGCATCATTTCAAAGAGCTACGTTTTCAAGACGAGCGGACTTTAGTCGCGCGGTTTTTAATCGCGCGCCAATCCTTCACGAGGCCAAGCTTGCTCAAGGCTCTTCATTTACAGGCGCACGTTTTGAGGAAATGGGGCATGACAAATTTCAGCGAGACTTTCAGCAAGAAATCATTGCATTGCGTACATTAAGGCAACTCGCCGCCATTTATAAAGGCCAACAAGATGAAGCTAATTTTTTTGCCTTGGAACAGAGATATTATCGAAAAGTCTTTTTGGCTCCTCGCTTGGAATGGCAAAATGAATCCTACAGAACGAGCAAGCAAGGTAAGCTTGGATTTAATGACTTGCTAGTTTTTGATACTTGGCATCCGGGTAGGCTTAGGTATTGGAAATATTGCTTTGTTCGTTGGACTCCCATTGAATGGTTTATTTCATTGGGTTACGACTGGATATCTGAATACGGCAGCAACGTCAATCGTGCAGTATATTGGCTTCTTGGCATCAACATAATGTCATTCCTAATGTTTATAGGTGCGGAATGCTTAGGCTTTTCTGAATTTAAAATCGACCCTACACAAGGTGAATTTTTGTGCTCTGCAAAATGTCCATCCTTAATTTTCGCATTACAAAACGTATTTACCCCTTTTGGGATTATTTCTCATAAGCCTCTAGTTTTAACCTCTAATATTTTTATTCAGATATTGGCGGGCATCCAATTTCTTGGAACGTATTTAGTGTTGATACTGGCAACTTTGGCAATAAGGACGCGATTTCAAAAAGGAAGTTCGTAA
- a CDS encoding Fe-Mn family superoxide dismutase: MRTLLGYWHWDHQYAPTASLPILVLDMYEHSYQMDYGAAAPAYLDAFFKNIQWETVAARLDKALKLFAIARQAG, from the coding sequence TTGCGTACCCTACTAGGCTACTGGCATTGGGACCACCAATACGCCCCCACCGCCAGCCTGCCGATTCTGGTATTGGATATGTACGAACACTCCTACCAAATGGACTACGGCGCCGCCGCGCCGGCCTATCTGGACGCGTTCTTCAAAAACATTCAATGGGAAACGGTGGCGGCGCGGCTGGACAAGGCGTTGAAGTTATTTGCAATTGCCCGTCAAGCTGGCTGA
- a CDS encoding chromate resistance protein ChrB domain-containing protein encodes MTWNLLILSLPTENATLRMRAWRGLKSAGAAVLRDGVYLLPELADCRQTLDGIAADVNAAGGKALVLAIADAEHVDLKGYFDRSSDYAKLIEAAIAIRQQLNTDSVGDCLKQTRKLRKDYAQLAAIDFFPGLAQQQTDGTLKQLERAIAVALAPDEPLPADSEIARLPAADYQAKTWATRRRPWVDRLACAWLIRRFIDPQATFLWLESPAACPDEALGFDFDGARFSHVGDWVTFEVLLASFGLEQAALKRLATLVHFLDVGGVQPAEASGVESVLKGLRDSVTDDDRLLNLATAVFDGLYTVFQAPHATVSADD; translated from the coding sequence ATGACCTGGAATTTACTGATCCTCAGCCTGCCCACAGAAAACGCCACGTTGCGCATGCGCGCTTGGCGCGGCCTGAAAAGCGCCGGTGCGGCGGTGTTGCGCGACGGCGTTTACCTGCTGCCGGAGCTTGCCGATTGCCGGCAAACCTTGGACGGCATCGCCGCCGATGTCAATGCCGCCGGCGGTAAAGCCTTGGTGTTGGCAATCGCCGACGCCGAACACGTCGATCTGAAAGGCTACTTCGACCGCAGCAGCGATTATGCCAAGCTGATCGAAGCGGCCATTGCGATTCGCCAGCAACTAAACACCGACAGCGTCGGCGACTGCCTCAAGCAAACTCGCAAGCTGCGCAAGGACTACGCGCAATTGGCGGCCATCGATTTTTTCCCCGGCTTGGCCCAACAACAAACCGACGGTACCTTGAAACAACTGGAACGCGCGATTGCCGTGGCGTTGGCACCGGACGAACCGCTCCCCGCCGACAGCGAAATCGCCCGCTTGCCGGCGGCCGATTACCAAGCCAAGACTTGGGCCACCCGGCGCCGGCCGTGGGTGGATCGGTTGGCATGCGCTTGGCTGATTCGGCGCTTTATCGATCCGCAAGCGACCTTTCTCTGGCTGGAAAGCCCGGCCGCCTGCCCGGACGAGGCCTTGGGTTTTGATTTCGACGGCGCCCGCTTCAGCCATGTCGGCGATTGGGTGACGTTCGAGGTATTGCTGGCCAGCTTTGGCCTGGAACAAGCGGCCTTGAAGCGGCTGGCGACGTTGGTGCATTTTCTGGACGTCGGCGGCGTGCAGCCGGCGGAAGCCAGTGGCGTCGAAAGCGTGTTGAAGGGTCTGCGGGACAGCGTGACCGATGACGACCGCTTGTTGAATCTGGCGACGGCGGTATTCGACGGCCTGTATACGGTATTTCAAGCTCCCCACGCAACGGTATCCGCCGATGACTGA
- a CDS encoding (2Fe-2S)-binding protein, giving the protein MSQYTLSINGAARTLDAAPETPLLWVLRDQLQLVGSKFGCGIGQCGACTVHLDGVPTRACITPVGEVGRRQVTTIEGLSKNGDHPLQKAWQELDVPQCGYCQAGQIMTAAALLKKSPKPSDAEIDAALDGNLCRCGTYLRIRAGIHRAAELAAEGAV; this is encoded by the coding sequence ATGAGCCAATACACACTTTCTATCAATGGCGCGGCGCGAACGCTGGATGCCGCCCCGGAAACCCCGTTGTTGTGGGTGTTGCGCGACCAATTGCAACTGGTCGGCAGCAAATTCGGTTGCGGCATCGGCCAGTGCGGGGCCTGCACCGTGCATCTGGACGGCGTGCCAACTCGCGCCTGCATTACGCCGGTCGGCGAAGTGGGACGGCGGCAGGTGACGACCATCGAAGGTTTGAGCAAAAACGGCGACCATCCTTTGCAAAAAGCCTGGCAGGAACTGGATGTGCCGCAATGCGGCTATTGCCAGGCCGGGCAGATCATGACGGCTGCTGCGCTGTTGAAAAAGTCGCCCAAACCCAGCGATGCGGAAATCGATGCGGCGCTGGACGGCAATCTATGCCGTTGCGGTACTTATTTACGTATCCGCGCCGGCATTCATCGCGCGGCCGAACTGGCAGCAGAGGGGGCGGTATGA